CGTCTTCGGCAAGAAGTAACCACAGCCGTACCGCGACGGCCCCGCACCTCTCCGGAGGGTGCGGGGCCGTCGTCGTCCGTGCGGGCGCCGTGGCGGACGGACGGGCGGTCGGGACGGCGGACGGACGGGCGGTCGGACGGGCACGAGCACGTCGTGGTTGCAACTGATCCAGCACAACGGGAAGCACCTCGCGCCACGCAACTGCGTGGCGCGAGGTGCTTCCCGTTGCGCGGTGGGCGCGAGGAGGTGACCCTGACGCCCCGCAGGGCTCGTGCCCGCTCGGCCGCTCCTCGTCGCGGGTCAGGCCATCTGGCGCAGGCTCCGCAACGAGAGGGCCGTGGCGATCGCCGCGTGCGCGGCCTCGGCGCCCTTGTCCTCCTTCGACCCGGGCAGACCGGCGCGGTCGATGCCCTGCTGCTCGTCGTCCAGCGTCAGCACGCCGAAGCCGACGGGCTTGCCGGTCTGCAGCGCGACGCTCGTCAGACCGTCCGTCGCCGCACTCGACACGTACTCGAAGTGCGGGGTGCCCCCGCGGATGATCACCCCGAGGGCGACGACCGCGTCGAACCCGCTCTCGAGCGCCGCCTTCGCGACGACCGGCAGCTCGAAGCTCCCCGGCACCGGGACGACCTGTGCGGTGGCGCCGAGGCGCTGCACCTCCCGCTGGGCTCCGGCGAGGAGGCCCCCGGCGATCGTCTCGTGCCACTGCCCGGTCACGATCGCCACCCGGACGCCCGTCCCGTCGACGTGGTCGCGCTCCGCCGCTCCTGCTCCGCTCATGGTGTCGTTCCCTCCTGGGGTGCGGACTCCGCCGCCGCCCGGTCTGCCGCCTCGAGCCACTCGACGAGTGCGGCGATGGTGATGACGGGCACGCCCTCGCGCGCCCCGAGTTCGACGAGGCCCGGCAGACGCATCATCTCGCCGTCCTCGCCGACGATCTCGCAGATCGCCGCCGCGGGCCGGAGCCCGGCTGCGGTGACCAGTTCGATCGCGGCTTCGGTGTGCCCGGCGCGTTCACGGACGCCGCCGGGTCGGGCCCGCAGTGGGACGACGTGTCCCGGGCGGTGCAGGTCGTCCCGGACCGAGGTCGGGTCGGCGAGCACCCGCAGCGTCCGTGCCCGGTCGTGCGCGCTGATGCCGGTCGTCACACCGACCGCAGCGTCGACCGTCACCGTGTACGCGGTGCCGCGGACGTCCTCGTTGTGCGCGACCATCGGGGGCAGGTCGAGCGCATCGGCGATCTCGGCGCTGACCGGGGCGCAGATGAAGCCCGACGAGTGCGCGACCGTCCACGCGATCCACTCCGGCGAGGCCGTCTCGGCGGCGAGGATCACGTCGCCCTCGTTCTCACGGTGCTCGTCGTCGGCCACGATCACCGGACGCCCGGCGGCGATCGCCGCGACCGCGTCGGCGATGCTCGACAGGTGCGGCCCGGCCGCCTGCTCGGCGCGCGGGGCGTCGACGGCGCTCACCGTGCCTCCGGGACGGGAGCCGTGGCGGCGTCGAGCCGGAGCATGCGGCGGACGTGTCGCGCGAGGACGTCGGTCTCGATGTTGACCCGGTCACCGGGCACGCGGGTACCGAGCGTCGTGGCTTCGAGTGTCTCCGGGATGAGGCTGACCTCGAACCAGGCATCGGTCGGCGGGACGTCCTCGGCGGAGACGGCGCTGACCGTGAGCGAGACGCCGTCGATCGCGACCGACCCCTTGTCGACGACGAGCGGGCTGAGGTCGGGGGCGAGCGAGAAGCGGACGCGCCGCCAGCCGTCACCGTCGGCGGTCTCGAGCACCGTGGCGGTGCCGTCGACGTGCCCCTGCACGATGTGGCCGCCCAGTCGGTCGCCGACCGAGGCCGCTCGCTCCAGGTTGAGTCGATCACCCACGTCGAGCGCGCCGTGCGCGCTCATGTCGAGCGTCTGCTTCATGACGAAGGCGGTGAAGGTCTCGTCCGTCTGCTCGACCACGGTCAGGCAGACGCCGCTCGTGGCGATGGAGTCGCCGTGCCGCGCGTCGGCGACGACCTTCGGGCCGCGGACGGTGAGCGCGACGGAGTCGCCGTGCTGCTCGACGGCGGTGACGGTGCCGAGTTCCTCGATGATGCCGGTGAACACTGGTGTCCTCTCAACGGGACTCCGGGGGTGCTCGACGATCGTCGGCATGGACGGACGGGTCGTGGCACCCCGGGTACGAGGGCACGTCCTGTCCGCCTGCGCTTCCTCCCGTCCGGACTCTCACCGTCGGTCCCGGAGTTCCGCCGGGTCAACATCGGCGGGGTTCGCACCCTGCGTCAGCTCGTGGACTGTCACCACCGGTTCGGAATTGCACCGACCCCGGAGCGCTTGCGTGACTGAAATGATACCCCACACACCGGGCGCCCGTCCGGGGCCGTTGCCCCGTGTGACGTGGAGACGCCTGCCGGGCACGGGACGGACGGGAGGCGCGGGGCGGCGCCGCCACGGGCCTCCCGTCCGTCGCGTGGTGCGTGCGGGACGCCGACGTCGGTCCGGCACGGCCGGACCGGTCTCAGCTCCGCCCGCGGACCAGCGCCACCGCCTGCCGCAGGGACAGGTCCGGCAGGTAGGCCCGCACGACGGCGACACCGATCGCCGGGAGTGCCACCGGGTCCGGGTAGGCGAGCACCAGCGGGTGCAGCTCCGGCCCGAACTTCGCCTTGAAGCGCAGCAGCGAGCGGAACCCGTAGACCGGTTCGAGCACGCCGCCCACCAGGTCGAGCAGGTCCTGCACGCCCTCGCCCGCGGGGGCACCCTCCGCGGACTGCGCGAGCGGTGCGGCGGACAGGCTGAGCCGCTCGACGTCGTCCTCGCGCATCCGCTGCGCCGCACTCGCGACGAGGAACTCCATCACCCCGTTCGGGGCCGCACCCGTGCGCCGCATCACGTCGAGCGTCCACCCCACGACCCTGCCGGCCCGGTGGCTCGGCAGCCAGCTCGTGACGGCGAGGACGGTGCCCTCGGGGTCGAGCGCGACGAGCGTGCGCACCGCCGGGTCCCGCATCTCGTCGACGCCACCGAGCGTGAAGCCCATCTCGGGCAGCTCGCGCTCCGAGACCCACTCCTCGGAGATCGCCTCGATCTGCCGGACCGTCGCCGGGGGCAGGTCCTGCCACGAGGACCACAGGGCGGTGATGCCCTCGCGGTCCGCCTTGTTCACGGCGGTGCGGACGTCCTGCTTCTTCTTGCCGCTCGTGGTCCACGTGCGGGGGTCGAGGTCGGCGTCCTCCGCGACCGGCAGCGTCTCCCACCCCTGCGCGGTGAGGGTCCCGGCGGCCTCGGTTCCGATGCCGTAGAAGACGGCGGTCCAGCCGTTGTCGTCACACCACCGCGCGAACGCGACCATCGCTGCGTCGCGGGCGTCCGGCCACCCGAAGGGACCGCCGACCGTCACTGCGACCCGCCCGTTGCGGCGGAACGCGACACCGGCGCGGCCGTCCTCGCTGAACCAGTACGCGTTGCCCTGCCAGGTGGTCATCCACCCGAAGGTGTCGCCGCCGGCGGCCTCGAGCAGCGTGCGGGCGCGGAGTCGGCTCTCGCGGAGTCCGTCGACGTCGGCGTCCGGCTCGACAGCGCCCGTGGGACGGACGGCGGCACCGGCCACGACCAGCCAGAGCACCGGGCCAGCGGCGCCGAGCACGAAGCGGAGCGCCGGGTCGAGGGACGCCAGCCGGTCCCAGAACACCACGGGCGACAGCGGGCCGAGCGCCGCGACGACGAGCCGCAGCGGGTCCGCGACCGTCTCGCGCGTGGACGCCGCGGTGACGAGCACGACGGTCGTCACCACGCCGAGTGCGACGAGGACGACCACGGCGAAGGTCACGACGCGTCGCCGTGCGGGCAGCACCGTGAACGAACGGCGGAGCAGCACGAGCACGAGCGCGGTGGCGAGCGGCACGACGACGGAGGCGGTCACCGAGACGGTGACCACGAAGCGGTTCTCGGCCCCGTGCAGCTCCGCCGCCCCGGCGGGCAGGAGCCCGTAGGTCACGGCGGCAGCGACGGCGAGCACGACGTCGACGACCACGGCGAGCCAGACCGCGAAGCGACTCCCCCGGAACAGCCCGAGGCCGGCGACGAGGAGCACGAGGAGTGGTGCGACCGCGAGCACGAGCGTCCACGGGTCGGTGGCCCGGTACGCCAGCAGCCCCCGCAGGCACTCGCCCGACGCGCTGTCCGCGTGGCAGCCGTGGACGGGGGTGACCGGCCCGGTGCCGACGACGGCCGCGAGCGGGGCCAGGAGCCCGACGCGGGCACGGGAGAGGAGCGCGATGACCGGACCCACGGCCGACACGAGGACCACGGTGCCGAGCAGGACCCGGGTCTCGCGGTGCGAGCTCCTGGTCCAGCCGATCCGGGCGGGGCCTCGGCGGAGCAGGTCGCCGAGCAGCCACCCGGCCGCCGCCGCGAGCGATGCGTAGAGGTCCGAGGCGTGTCCGGCGTACAGCAGCAGCGCGGCGACGACGGCGACGACGTTGACCCGGATCCGTCGGCGCCACAGCGGACCGGCGAACGCGCTCGCGGTGACGATCGTCCCGACGATGGCCGTCCACGGGTCGAAGCTCGTCGCGCGTCCGAGCAGCAGCGCGCCGGCCGCGCGGCCGTCCTGGTCGACGAGGGCCGTGAGGGCGCCGAGCCCCGTGCCGACGACGGTGGTCAGGACGAACGCGAGGGCCGTCCGCCTGCTGCCCATCAGTCGCTCCGACGCCCCGACGAGCGCCACCACACCAACGAGGGTGAGGGCGAGCGCCAGCGCCCCGGTGGTGACGGCGAAGACCCGGAAGGGTCCGAAGTGCACGGTGTCCAGGGAGCCGGTGTGCCCGACGACGCGGACGACGAGGCCCGCGATCGAGGTGAGGAGCACGAGGACGACGACGACCGCCGTGACCGGGTGCCGCCGGGTCGACCTGACGATCCGCGACCCGAGGGCGGCCGCTCCTGACGTGGTCCTGCTCACAGCGCACCGTCCTCCTGCGGGAGACCGAGGTGTGCCAGGACGACCGGCAGTCCGTGGGCCAGCACGTACCGCACGGTGTTCCAGTCGTGCGCCGAACCCGGCGACACGATGACCTGCGTCTGCATGCCCGCACGGACCGCTGCGGCGTGCAGGGTCTCGGTCGACGCCCGGTAGGGGGCGTCGTCCTGACCGTAGCCGAAGACGGTGAGGTGGTCGTGGTACGGCCCGTGCGCCGCCATGATCGCGACGGGCGCCGCGGCACGGTAGGCGGCAGCCGAACCACCGAACGCCAGCGCGGTGCTCCGCTGCGCGTCGCCGGTCACCGGGGCGAGCTCGCTCGAGATCGCCAGGGCCGCACCGAAGACGTCGGGGTGCTCGGTGGAGAACTGCATCGTGCACGTCGCGCCCTGCGAGAACCCGAGGATGCCCCAGGCTCCTGCTCCGCTGGCGACCGGCAGGTGCCGCTCGATCCAGTGCACCGTGTCGGTCATCACGTAGGTGGCGCTCCTGCCGAGGCGCCGGGAGTCCACGCACATCGGGTTCCGGTTCGGCGCCGCGAGCTGGTCCGGCGACACGACGATCGGGGCGAGGCCGTGGTGTGCGGCGGCGTAGCGGTCGAGGAAGCTGCCGAGGTCGCCGGTCTGGAACATGTCGGCCGGTTGCCCGGGCTGCCCGGAGAGCGCGACGAGGACGGGCAGCCGCGGCGGGTGGGCCACCTGTGCGGCCGGCGGGAGCCAGACCACCGCCTTGCGCGCCCGGAAGTGCGACACCGTCCCCGGGATCGTCACGCTGATGGTCTCGCCCTTCGACGGCATGCCCGCCGGCGCGTGCCAGTCCGCCGCGTCGACCTCGAGGTGCGACCCCGGGTCCGACAGCGGCGGCAGGTCCCGGCTCCGGTAGGGGTTGGTCGCGACGGCCTGCTCGATGTTCTTGTAGAACCCGAAGTCCACGTTGACGCCGAGGCCCGCCGACAGCAGGAGCGCACCGGCAGCGGCGACGGCGAGGACCCGTGCGAGCCACCCGCCCTGCACCGCCACGACGAGCAGGAGCGCCACGCCCGCGAACGCGAACGCCACCCACATCCGGGTGACCGGGGTGAACTGCACGCCGAAGTCGTCCTGCACGTCGCCGGTCCACCACACGGCGACGAGGCCGATCGCCGCTCCGACCGCCGCTCCCCCGACCCGGACCGCGGCACGACGCAGCCGGTGCCGCTCGTGCACCGGACCGACCAGGACCCACCCGGCGAGGAGGGCTGCGAGGACGTACACCGGGACGAGCAGGCGGCTGCCGGTGATCGGGACGCGGAGGAGTTCGTGGAGCACGGGTTCATCGTGGCCCCGCACCGCTGCCGCACAGCCTCGGAAGCGCTTCCACTGCGCACAGGTTGGGCACTGATCGCTCCCAGGGATGCTCCAGGCGCTCCACAGCGGCATCCGGTTCGCGGAAACGGGTCGGAGGGGCGCCGCGGACGACGCCCCTCCGACTCCCTGGTGTCAGGCGGTGCGCCTGCGGAGCACGAGCACGCCGGCTCCGAGGAGCAGGAGCAGGAACGCGATGCCCGCCGGGACCGTCTGCGAGCCGGCTCCGGTGTACGCGAGCTCCGGCTGCGCCGCCGGCGCAGCAGCGGCGGTCGTCCCCGTCGAGGACGCCACGGTCGACCGGGAGGCGCTGGTCGCCGTGACCGCGCCGGCCGCGGTGACCTCCGTGCTCGCGACCGGGACGGTGGTCGCCTCCGGCACCGAGGTGCCGGGGGTCGTCCCGCCCGTCGTGTCACCGGGCGTCACGCCCGGGTCCGTACCGGGGTCGGTCCCCGGGTCCGTACCGGGGTCGGTTCCCGGGTCCGTACCGGGGTCGGTGCCCGGGTCCGTACCGGGGTCAGCGCCCGGGTCCGTACCGGGGTCGGTCCCCGGGTCCGTACCGGGGTCGGTGCCCGGGTCCGTACCCGGGTCGGTGCCCGGGGTCGTGGTGCTGGTGCCGTCACCGACGATGCCGATGCCGTTCCCGCCGACGGTGATCGGCACGCTGATCACGGGGATCACCTGCGTCCCGCCGAGCAGACCGCCGTCACCGGAGGTCGTGCCACCCGCGACCGGGGTCGAACCCGAACCCGAGCCGGTGCCGGTCGTGCCGGTGCCGGTGCTGGTGCCGTCACCGACGACGCCGATGCCGTTCCCACCGACGGTCACCGGGATCGCGACCACCGGGGCGACCTGCGTCCCGGAGCCCACGCCGTCGTCACCCGACGTCGTGCCACCCACGACCGGGGTCGAACCCGAACCCCCGCCGGTGCCGGTCGTGCCGGTGCCGGTGCTGGTGCCGTCTCCGACGACGCCGATGCCGTTCCCGCCGATCGTGATCGGCAGGTCGACGATCGGTGACACCTGCGTGCCACTGAGCACAGCGTCGTCACCGGACGTCGTGCCACCCGCGGTCGGGGTCGAACCCGAACCCGAACCCGAACCCGGGGCAGCGGTCGGCGCCGTCCCCGTCGCGGAGCCGTCACCGAGCACCCCGATGCCGTTGCCGCCGACGGTCACGGGGACGGACACGACCGGGGCGACCTGCGTCCCGGACGCGATGCCGTCCGAACCGGACGTCACCGGCTCGGCTGCCGGTTCCGGGACCGCCGGGCTGCTCGTCGCCGCGGCCGGAGCGGACGCCGGAGCGGCTTCCGCGTCATCCGCGACACCGACGGCGTTGCCGGTGACCGACACCGGAGCGGTGACGTCACCGACGACCTGCGTCCCCGACGCGACAGCGTCCGAGCCGGTCGTCGTCGGAGCAGGAGCAGGAGCCGGGGCGGGCGCCGGAGCCGAAGCGGGCGCCGGAGCGGTCGCCACGGCGTCGCCCGCCACGGCGACCGCGTTGCCGGTCGCCTGCACCGGTGCCGTCACGACGGGCGCGACCTGGGTACCGGACGCGATGCCGTCGTCACCCGAGGTGGCCGGGGCAGGGGCAGGAGCCGGGGCCGGAGCAGCCGGAGCGGGAGCCGGAGCAGCCGGAGCCGAGCCGGTCGTGGACACGGCGTCGCCGAGCAGCCCGAGGGCGTTCCCGGAGACGGACACCGGGGCACTGATCGACGGTGCCACCTGGGTGCCGGACAGCAGGCCGTCGTCACCGGAGGTCGTGGCGGCGTTCGCCACCGCGGTCCCCCCGAGCGTCAGGCCGCCGACGAAGAGGGTGAACCAGAGCCCTCTCGAGACGTACTTGTTCATGGTCGTTCGTTCCTCACTGATCGAGATCTGTCCTCCGACCGCGATCGCGGTCGGGTGGTGCGTGCCTGCCGTGCTGGACAGGCGCACCGATCTCAGTCAGGAGCGACGTCGTGGTCGCCGACGACGGACGCGGGGACCACGTCGTCGGCGAGGCTGCCGCGTGACCCCACGGCGAGGGAGAACCGGACACCGGAGGTGCCGTCGAGCCCGACGGGCGCGGCGCCCGCGGAGCCGGAGGTGGCACCGCCCGCGGCACCGGAGACGCCCGGGCCGGACGGGAGGCCGTCGTGGCCGTCGCCGTCCGCCGGGACGAGCAGCGCCGCCCCGCCGACGGTCGCCGCGGCCGGCACCGGAGCGGCCGGGGCGGCAGCACCGACGACGGTGGCGACCGCCACGTGCTCGGTGGCCGGAGCGCCGTCGCGTGCGACGTCACCCGGTGGTGCCGGGACACCGGCCACCGTCGGTGGGCCGCTGGCGCCGTCCACGGCGACGGCGGAGGCTGGGGTGGGCGCGTCGTGCCGGACGCGCACCGGCTGCTCGTCCGTGCCGCCCACCGGGGTCGGCGCGGTCCCGGGGACGGGCGCCGTGCCTCCCGGCAGGAGGGGCGGCAGCGGGGCCGGCGTGACGGGGAGCGGCAGGACCGGCGTCACCGGGAGCGGCAGGACCGGGAGCGCGTCCTCGACGGGCGGGAGGACCTGCTCGACCGTGCCGGGCAGCGATCCGACGGTCGTCCCGACAGCGTCGACCACGTCGTCGACCGCTCCGGTGACCGGCGCGGTGACGGTGCCGACGGTGTCGTCACCGAGCAGGTCGCGGGTCACCGGGAGGGCGCCGACCACGCTGTCGACCGTGTCGACGACGCCCGTGACGGGCCGTGCTCCCGTGACCGTCTGCACCGTCTCGGTGACGGGGCGGAGGGCGCCGGTGAGGGTGTCGGTGAGCGGCCGGGAGGCACTGCTCGCCACGTCCTCACCACCGGCGGTCGTCGGCGTGGCCGGGATCGCGGCGGTGCCGGTCGGCGGAGTCGGCGACGCCTGCGGCGTGGACGGGGCCTGCTGGGCCGCCGGCGTCTGCTGTGCGGTCGTCGTCTGCTGGGCCGCCGGCGTCTGCGGGCTGGTCGCTGGGACGGCCGGTACGGCGTGCTGCACGACCGGCGGTGCCGGCGGTGCGGGACGCGCCGGGGCGGGAGCCGCGGCGGCAGGAGCCGGAGCGGCAGCGACGGGAGCCGGAGCAGCGGGGGCGGGAGCCGGAGCCGCTGGCACCGGGGCAGCGGCGGGCGGTGCGACGGCCTGCCGCACGGGGGCGACCGCACTGTCGACGGCCTGCGTCGCTCCCTGCACGGTGTCGCCGACGTCCTGGACCAGCCCGCTGACCAGCCCGCGCTGCTGCGGATCCCCCTCGGCTGCTGCGGCCGGACGGGCACCGAGGAGCAGCGAGAGCAGCACGAGCGCAGCGGCGACCCCGACGCCCACGAGGGCGGTCCGGAGCAGCGCGCGCCAGGGGTCGCGCAACGGCTGGTCCATGCGCTCACCTCCTGATCTCGGCTGCGCACGTAGAGTGGTTGACCGGCACTGTACGCCGATCGATCCCGGACCGGAACCGGTCACGGAAGAAATTCTCAGGAAAGGCCGCACGTGGTCTCGATCTTCTCCGCCCCGACGCGCAACCTCGACATCGTGACGCTGCACGAGATCCTGCGGCTCCGACAGGACGTGTTCGTCGTCGAGCAGGAGTGCGCCTACCCGGACATCGACGGCCGTGACCTCGAGCCGGGCACGGTGCAGTTCTGGGCAGGGCAGGGCTCGGTGGACGCCACGCTCCGGCTGCTCCGCGAGGACGACGGCACCGAGCGCATCGGCCGCGTCGCCACCGCCCGGCACGCGCGGTCGCAGGGGCTCGGGGCGCAGCTCATGGAGGCGGCGATCGCCGAGTCCCGCTCGTCGTCGATCGCGATCAACGCGCAGGCGCACCTCGAGCAGTGGTACGGCCGGTTCGGCTTCGTGCGGTCCGGCAACGACTTCCTCGAGGACGCCATCCCGCACGTCCCGATGACGCGCACCCGCTGAGCGCACTGTCGTCCGCGTCCCGGGTCGGTGCGACGTCGGCCCGGGTCAGGCTCGCCGGCGCCGCAGCTCGTCGCCCGGGTCAGGCGCGCCAGCGGCGGAGCTCGTCGAACGACCGCCCCTGGTGCGCGCGGTCCGCGACGAGCCGCTCGAACACGATGTTCGTCTGCGTCGTCGCGACGGCGGGGTCCCCGCTCAGCTCGTCGGCGACGAAGTCCCGCAGCTGCTCCGTCGACGTGCAGGCGATGTGCACGAGGAAGTCCTTGTCGCCGGCGAGGAACGCCACGTCCTGCACGACGGGCACCCGGAGCAGGCGCTTCGCGAAGTCGCGCAGTTCGTGCCGGGCCGCGGCGTGCACCCGGACGGACACCATCGCCTCGATCGCGAACCCGAGCTTCGCGACGTCGACGTCGGCCCGGTAGCCGCGGATCACCCCGGCGTCCTCGAGCGCGCGCACCCGCGTCAGGCACGTGGACGGCGCGACCCCGACCGCGGCGGCCAGCCGGTTGTTCGGCATCCGGGCGTCGCCGGCGAGGGTCCAGAGGATGCGCTCGTCGACCTCGTCGAGGCGCGGTGCGGGATCGGGGCGACGGACGGTTCGGTCGGACACGCCCCGACGTTACCGCTGGTCGACCCCAGCGCTACATCGCCAGCGTCATCCCGACCACGGCGACCGTCATCGCGAAGACCTCACCGCTGCGGACGGCTCGACGGTCCTCGCGCGCCCACTCGTACCGGAGCAGCCACCCGCTGAACGCGCAGTAGCCGATCACACCGGCTCCGAGGACCGCGGAGAGCGCGATCCCGTGTCCGGCGTGCCCGTCGGACAGCCCGGTCGCGTGCCCCATCAGGAGCATGCCGGCCATCACGACCGACGACAGTGCCCGGTGCACGTCCATCGGCTCCGCCCGACGCCCGTCCGGCCGACGGCGCCGCAGCACGGGCAGCGGCGCGAGGAGCAGCAGCGTCGCCGCGGCCAGCAGCGTCCACGAGGCGCCCGCCTGCACGACGGGGAGCACCATCGCCACGAGCATCACCGCGGCGGGGACGATCACACCCGGTCGGGGCCGGTAGCGGTCCCCCACGATGCAGCAGACCGATGCGAACTGCGGCACGACGAGCATCGCGTCGGCGACGGTCTCGTGCACGGCGGTCACGGCGAGCGGCGTCCGGGTCGGTCCGGTCGGTCAGTCCTGGGCGCGCGCAGCGGCCTTGTCGGCACGCTCCTGCTTCACGCGGGCGTTCTCGGCGTGCACCTCGGCCTGCGTCGCACGCTCACGCACGAGCCACTCGGGCATCTCCTGCAGGAGGGCCTTGACCTCGGCGGTGGTCAGGGGCTCCTCGACCCCGGCACGCACCAGGCCGGAGATCGACACGCCGAGCTTCTGCGCGACGACCGGACGCGGGTGCGGCCCTTCGCGACGGAGTTCCTCGAGCCACGCCGGCGGCTGCGTGCGGAGCTCGTCGAAGGCGGTCCGGGTGACCGGCTCCGCGCGGAACGACTCCGGGGCTGCCGCCAGCAGGATGCCGAGCTTCTTCGCAGCCGTCTCGGGCTTCATCGTCTGTTCCTGCGCCATGCGTACCAGGGTACGGCCCCTACACTCGGTTGCATGACCGCGGCCCTCACCATCGCCTTCGTCCCGGGGGTCTCCCCCGCGAAGTGGGTCCGGGTCTGGCGGGAACGCTTCCCGGACGCCGAGCTCGGCCTGCTGCCGGTCGGACCGACCGAGGTCGACGACGCGCTCACCGGCGAGGCCGACATGGCCTTCGCCCGGATGCCCGTCGGCGCCCACCTCAACGCCATCCCGCTCTGGACCGAGACGGCCGTCGTCGCGATGCCGAAGGACGCGTCCCTCGCCTCCTCCGACGTGGTGACCGAGGCCGACCTGGCCGACGTGCACGTCGTCGACGCCGGGCCCGTGCCGGAGGACGTGTCCGCCGCCCTCGACCTGGTCGAGGCGAACGTCGGGGTCGTCGTGCTCCCCCAGTCCCTCTTCCGCGCGGCCAGCCGCAAGGACCTGGTGGCGAAGCCCCTCGACGGCGCAGCGGGCACCCGGATCGCCCTCGTCTGGCGCGACGCGGACGCCTCCGACACCACCGAGGAGTTCATCGGTGTCGTGCGCGGTCGCACCGCCAACAGCTCGCGGAACGCCGCCGACCGACCGGGAGGCACGACGAACGCCGACGACGCCGGCTCGCGCGGAACGCGGGACGGCTCCGGAGCCGGTCGCGGCAGCACCGCCCGCGCCGGTGGCGGCAAGGCCACCGCGAAGCAGGCCGCCGGCGGCAAGGCGGGCGGCAAGGGCGCGCGCAAGCCGCGCGGGACCGGACGACCGGGCACCCAGCGGCTCGGGAACGGCAAGCCGAAACGCGGGTCCAAGGGCAACCGGTGACGGACACGCGGCTCGTCCCGATGCCGGCCACGCGCCTCCCGGCCTGGCTGGACCGCACGATGGCGGAGTACGTCGGATCGCGCATGCGGGCCGGTGAGACCCGCGAGCAGGCCGAGGCGAACAAGCAGCGGTCGCTCGACCAGTGGTTCCCGGACGGGGCACCCCTGCCCGACCACTTCGTCTGGGACCTGGTCGACGACGCCGACGCCGTCGTGGGGTACCTCTGGATCGGACCGTTCTCGTCGGGCAGCACCGAGTGGTGGGTGTTCGACGTCGAGGTCGACGAGCCGTTCCGTCGCCGCGGTCACGCCCGACGGGCGCTCGAGGCCGGGCAGCGGGTCGCCCGTGAGCACGGCGCCACGAGCATCGGGCTCAACGTGTTCGGGTACAACACGGGCGCGCAGGACCTGTACGCCGCGCTCGGCTACCGCGTCACCGCGACGCAGATGCAGCTCCCGCTCGACTGATCGCGGCCTGTCAGGCCCAGACGCCGGACGTGCCGCGTCGGTGACTGCCGACCAGGTGGGTGTCGACGATGCCGAGTGCCTCCATCAGGGCGTGCATCGTCGTGGGCCCGACGAACGCGAACCCGCGCTTCCGCAGGGCCGTCGACAGCGCCACGGACGCCTCGCTCGTCGTCGGGACCTCGGCGATCGTCCGCGGCGCCGGTGTCGCGTCCGGCCGGAAGGACCACACGAGGTCGGCGAGCCCACCGTCGGCGCGCAGGGCGATCGTCGCGTTCGCGTTCGTGATCGTCGCGCGGATCTTCGCCCGGTTCCGGACGATGCCGGCGTCCGCCATCAGGCGCTCGACGTCGTCGTCCCCGAAGACCGCGACCACGTCCGGGTCGAAGTCCGCGAAGGCCGCGCGGAACGCGGGGCGCTTGGCCAGGATCGTGCGCCAGGACAGCCCGGACTGGAACGCCTCGAGCGACAACCGCTCGAACACCCCGCGCTCGTCGCGGACCGGCATGCCCCACTCGGTGTCGTAGTACTCGCGGAGCATCGGGTCGGTCGCGGCCCAGACCGGGCGCGCGAGGCCGTCCTCTCCGGTCACCAGGCCGTCGGGGATCATCGTCGGGTCGTCGCTCACGCGTCCATCCTGGCCGACCGCACCGACGACCCCGGGGTCACCGATCGGTGCCGTCGCCCGTCATCGCGGCCTGGTC
The sequence above is drawn from the Curtobacterium sp. MR_MD2014 genome and encodes:
- a CDS encoding DUF5997 family protein; this translates as MAQEQTMKPETAAKKLGILLAAAPESFRAEPVTRTAFDELRTQPPAWLEELRREGPHPRPVVAQKLGVSISGLVRAGVEEPLTTAEVKALLQEMPEWLVRERATQAEVHAENARVKQERADKAAARAQD
- a CDS encoding LysR family transcriptional regulator substrate-binding protein; protein product: MTAALTIAFVPGVSPAKWVRVWRERFPDAELGLLPVGPTEVDDALTGEADMAFARMPVGAHLNAIPLWTETAVVAMPKDASLASSDVVTEADLADVHVVDAGPVPEDVSAALDLVEANVGVVVLPQSLFRAASRKDLVAKPLDGAAGTRIALVWRDADASDTTEEFIGVVRGRTANSSRNAADRPGGTTNADDAGSRGTRDGSGAGRGSTARAGGGKATAKQAAGGKAGGKGARKPRGTGRPGTQRLGNGKPKRGSKGNR
- a CDS encoding GNAT family N-acetyltransferase yields the protein MTDTRLVPMPATRLPAWLDRTMAEYVGSRMRAGETREQAEANKQRSLDQWFPDGAPLPDHFVWDLVDDADAVVGYLWIGPFSSGSTEWWVFDVEVDEPFRRRGHARRALEAGQRVAREHGATSIGLNVFGYNTGAQDLYAALGYRVTATQMQLPLD
- a CDS encoding DNA-3-methyladenine glycosylase I; this translates as MIPDGLVTGEDGLARPVWAATDPMLREYYDTEWGMPVRDERGVFERLSLEAFQSGLSWRTILAKRPAFRAAFADFDPDVVAVFGDDDVERLMADAGIVRNRAKIRATITNANATIALRADGGLADLVWSFRPDATPAPRTIAEVPTTSEASVALSTALRKRGFAFVGPTTMHALMEALGIVDTHLVGSHRRGTSGVWA